A single genomic interval of Dysidea avara chromosome 6, odDysAvar1.4, whole genome shotgun sequence harbors:
- the LOC136259064 gene encoding centrosomal protein of 57 kDa-like: MKTHSPALCGRVPLVCRSSFTGGLSQQDLSCMLRELEEEYTILQCEQQELASVLQERSGVDSPEELSQLQDELYKIEARLTSKVEHIKIIKAQSKCHQHKRPATHRRSSSVTIPADGEVEIITTVKPKQSSCPTTPKKNCKLLYNMKSLQNTIQRDDLSWN; the protein is encoded by the exons ATGAAGACCCATAGTCCAGCACTGTGTGGTAGAGTACCCCTAGTGTGTAGGAGCTCCTTCACTGGAGGATTATCTCAACAAGATTTGTCCTGTATGTTGAGGGAACTTGAAGAGGAGTATACCATACTACAATG tgaaCAACAAGAGTTGGCAAGTGTGTTACAGGAGAGAAGTGGAGTTGACAGTCCTGAGGAATTATCACAACTACAAGATGAATTATATAAGATTGAAGCCAGACTGACTAGTAAGGTTGAACACATCAAGATCATCAAAGCTCAGTCTAAATGTCATCAACACAAACGACCTGCCACTCATCGTAGAAGCTCTTCAGTCACCATTCCTGCTGATGGAGAGGTAGAAATTATAACAACAGTTAAACCAAAACAGTCATCCTGCCCAACTACTCCTAAGAAAAATTGTAAACTTTTGTACAACATGAAATCTCTACAGAACACAATACAACGAGATGACCTCAGCTGGAACTAG